A window of the Archocentrus centrarchus isolate MPI-CPG fArcCen1 chromosome 9, fArcCen1, whole genome shotgun sequence genome harbors these coding sequences:
- the LOC115786291 gene encoding LOW QUALITY PROTEIN: aquaporin-3 (The sequence of the model RefSeq protein was modified relative to this genomic sequence to represent the inferred CDS: inserted 1 base in 1 codon) translates to MGRQKECLEKLSSFFQIRNLLLRQALAECLGTLILVMFGCGAVAQRVLSGGSHGLFLTVNFAFGFAAMLGILVCGQISGGHLNPAVTFALCLLGRERWRKFPMYFLFQTIGAFFGAAIIFGMYYDALWDHPXKFNVTGPRATAGIFATYPAKHLTLVNGFFDQIIGTAALIVCILAIVDPYNNPIPQGLEAFTVGFVVLVIGLSMGFNSGYAVNPARDLGPRLFTAMAGWGSAVFTARDCWFLIPIFVPFLGATLGVIIYQLMVGFHTEGEARDKKERSGQENVQLTNVASKDNSKEASKEIY, encoded by the exons ATGGGGAGGCAAAAGGAGTGTCTGGAAAAACTTTCCAGCTTCTTCCAGATCCGTAACCTGCTGCTTCGTCAAGCCCTGGCAGAGTGTCTCGGCACGCTCATCCTTGTG ATGTTTGGTTGTGGTGCTGTGGCCCAGAGGGTGTTGAGTGGTGGTTCTCACGGCTTGTTCCTTACTGTCAACTTTGCCTTCGGCTTTGCTGCCATGTTAGGTATCTTGGTCTGTGGCCAAATATCAG GTGGCCATCTCAACCCAGCAGTGACTTTTGCTTTGTGTCTGCTTGGAAGAGAGCGCTGGAGAAAGTTCCCCATGTACTTCCTCTTTCAGACAATTGGTGCTTTTTTTGGCGCTGCTATTATTTTTGGCATGTACTATG ATGCCCTGTGGGACCATC GGAAGTTTAATGTGACTGGACCTAGAGCCACAGCTGGCATCTTTGCTACCTACCCTGCAAAGCATCTCACCCTTGTCAACGGTTTCTTTGATCAG ATTATCGGCACAGCAGCACTGATAGTTTGCATTCTGGCTATTGTGGATCCTTACAACAACCCCATCCCCCAAGGGCTGGAGGCCTTCACTGTGGGATTTGTGGTTCTGGTCATTGGATTGTCTATGGGCTTTAATTCTGGCTATGCAGTAAATCCTGCCAGAGACCTTGGACCGCGTCTTTTCACTGCCATGGCTGGGTGGGGGAGTGCCGTCTTCAC GGCTAGAGACTGCTGGTTCTTGATCCCCATTTTTGTCCCATTCCTTGGCGCCACCCTTGGTGTAATAATCTACCAGTTGATGGTTGGTTTCCACACGGAGGGAGAGGCCCGTGACAAGAAAGAGCGGTCAGGCCAGGAGAATGTCCAACTCACCAATGTTGCTTCTAAAGACAACTCTAAAGAGGCGTCTAAAGAAATATACTGA